In Fibrobacter sp. UWB2, the following are encoded in one genomic region:
- a CDS encoding tRNA 2-thiocytidine biosynthesis TtcA family protein — MSSQIRKRVNKKITKAIHDFNLIEDGDRVLIATSGGKDSSVLLMELAARLGKFGPKCELAAIHIQSDFADKAPREFLQRMAEEYPQVPFYFKDVAVEARLKEGRKLNCYWCSTQRRTELIKFASENNFNKIALGHHMDDIVETLLMNMLYKGEFSGMPPMVPYEKYPCSIIRPLCYCEESEIIAYAEDADIRKFTCTCEFSKASHRKTIREEIKSLTKGSSTLKANLFESMRNIRMDYLL, encoded by the coding sequence ATGTCGAGTCAAATTCGCAAGAGAGTCAATAAGAAAATCACGAAAGCCATTCACGACTTCAATTTGATTGAAGACGGAGACCGCGTGCTCATCGCCACAAGCGGCGGCAAGGATTCTAGCGTGCTGTTGATGGAACTCGCCGCACGACTCGGCAAATTCGGGCCAAAATGCGAACTTGCCGCCATCCACATCCAAAGCGATTTTGCAGACAAGGCTCCCCGCGAATTTTTGCAACGAATGGCAGAAGAATACCCGCAAGTGCCGTTCTACTTTAAAGACGTCGCCGTAGAAGCACGTCTCAAGGAAGGTCGCAAGCTCAATTGCTACTGGTGCAGCACGCAGCGCCGCACGGAACTCATCAAGTTCGCAAGCGAAAACAACTTCAACAAGATCGCACTCGGCCACCACATGGACGACATCGTCGAAACGCTTTTGATGAACATGCTGTACAAAGGCGAGTTTAGCGGGATGCCGCCAATGGTGCCGTACGAAAAGTATCCGTGCAGCATTATCCGTCCGCTCTGCTACTGCGAAGAAAGCGAAATCATCGCTTACGCCGAAGACGCAGACATTCGCAAGTTCACCTGTACCTGCGAATTCTCGAAAGCAAGCCACCGCAAGACCATCCGCGAAGAAATCAAGAGCTTGACAAAAGGAAGCTCCACGCTCAAGGCAAACTTGTTCGAAAGCATGCGAAATATTAGAATGGATTATTTATTGTAA
- a CDS encoding fibro-slime domain-containing protein, which yields MRCKNIVSSLIFVLLWAAIPSIAADYNITVKDERYGSPARRIYVVLEKTVDGVTTSSNCTQLTSKADGTFSVKATLTAETEPKLTFYTGRTSSGKCNSDIGSISPLAGAEPVESEFTITISKNKVVTQANGTNTTEPSTTPGNDGPGTQTPGDNPGTQTPGRPTQQTKQKVIRFFVPWTNTNAILYVAGGKSDTMSTVKNYCGWFESKVTPPDGSFQVYFKQTLGYEYVTDIHNSTKILPIEQSTLLSLDAAAAEADTIWVKAGKEIGIATTVYTKYPGVLGDCPTKTLPVMMFDWLHGSKGDGDGKGKNGDPANGVSADFGSGGCSGSNNSKGNMNGMVEEYLGPNGVPVPAANFPEKCKITTHLDKWFLPEVITTKNGVQYTNATCRSIELQLQNDGLWLGQKDDTSPEGGLFLLDDFQYLDAEQTILNPYFDNLTSGRNKRHNYGFAMKIQATFEYVPGQYFEFLGDDDVWVFINNRLVVDIGGQHQKVSGAVDLDTLGLQEGVNYPFHIFYAERHTSQSNFMMRTSIDLKTETSILAKDLSAAGFINYEIYQRVSKQALSCDFSGATTTDTVAAPSNFTLIGNGAYAEGVALDSVGTWFGGIVIKPGYTGFTINTEQIRSMRTLPPGTYQLRFALQSDETQYDEITFVIDQYDSPEIFFARVDSQNKWTIIPKGTDGTVDGLVDTLGKWVNTRYPVNVTFEEWATFDDMVYIATNNTAVIPCDENGNPITAITLKNGKATFYVKATAAVSNIKLVVTSSDESQQAIWKNISFMEPPVPQVVSASIFDRDGDGRGDSVYAKLSKPLGTLNQMLVRMDSIQLEFGETFPTIISGFAANDFDSSLAIVADGGFGTVPFTGGAENIYSGKITPFWMYAEGGVPTTISLTSDVSDSIGPVITSADIAYSDDGSTILQLTFSEGLDCENEIEASYFTYFFKQTGAIRDDIVPDILLKENKSKWKLVFRSTTNEKDNIPVMGDSIKLVPNVHMDLLHRSTDPRNPFVRISGEQKVVVTSAPVVTIGESDSSRAIISSPTPTVPKLVQDDKPMTAKEVAQSYGSQGHYLGDLSISSLVKDEVTDLGAAIKNFNAKSIETGGPHLEEVITLVQTGQMSIDQANKTYHLGDNIVNAYKNGVITATDVTGIANGNSSVIEKVTRELAAQTTLEYKTQYFTSLGMFVNSTSGSFSCTDQFYNGNCLDTHNDGKIFLAWNMKSKNGRLVGTGVYIARLTYKIRIGNRVIVDRTQDFLWGVRHGKTKGFEIDLNY from the coding sequence ATGCGGTGTAAAAATATTGTCTCAAGTTTAATTTTCGTACTCTTATGGGCAGCTATTCCGTCGATAGCGGCCGATTACAACATTACCGTCAAGGATGAAAGATACGGTTCGCCCGCAAGGCGCATCTACGTCGTTTTGGAAAAAACGGTAGACGGAGTCACCACATCCAGCAACTGCACACAGCTAACGAGCAAGGCCGACGGCACCTTCAGCGTCAAGGCAACATTGACCGCCGAAACAGAGCCGAAACTGACCTTTTACACAGGCAGGACTTCCTCCGGCAAATGCAACTCTGACATAGGCAGCATTTCGCCTTTGGCTGGCGCAGAACCCGTGGAAAGCGAATTCACCATTACCATTAGCAAAAACAAGGTCGTTACACAGGCAAACGGCACAAACACCACCGAGCCCTCAACCACTCCCGGCAACGATGGCCCCGGCACGCAAACACCTGGCGACAATCCTGGCACTCAGACCCCCGGCAGACCGACCCAGCAGACTAAGCAAAAAGTGATCCGCTTCTTTGTCCCCTGGACAAATACGAACGCCATTCTCTATGTTGCAGGCGGCAAGTCCGATACGATGTCCACCGTCAAGAATTACTGCGGATGGTTCGAATCTAAAGTTACCCCGCCCGATGGCTCGTTCCAGGTCTACTTCAAGCAGACCCTCGGCTACGAATACGTCACGGACATCCACAACTCCACCAAGATTCTCCCGATTGAACAGAGCACGTTGCTTTCTCTCGATGCAGCCGCTGCCGAAGCCGATACCATCTGGGTCAAGGCCGGCAAGGAAATCGGAATCGCGACAACAGTTTACACTAAGTACCCGGGCGTCCTTGGCGATTGCCCCACCAAGACTCTCCCCGTGATGATGTTTGACTGGCTCCATGGCTCAAAGGGCGATGGTGACGGCAAAGGCAAGAACGGCGACCCCGCCAATGGCGTGAGCGCAGACTTCGGTTCTGGCGGATGCTCTGGAAGCAACAACTCCAAGGGCAACATGAACGGGATGGTCGAAGAATACCTCGGCCCGAACGGCGTCCCCGTACCGGCAGCAAACTTCCCTGAAAAGTGCAAGATTACAACCCACCTCGACAAATGGTTCCTCCCCGAAGTCATCACAACTAAGAATGGTGTTCAGTACACCAACGCCACCTGCCGTTCTATCGAATTACAGCTCCAGAATGACGGTCTCTGGCTTGGCCAAAAAGACGATACCAGCCCAGAAGGCGGCCTCTTCTTGCTCGATGACTTCCAGTACCTCGATGCCGAACAGACTATCCTGAACCCCTACTTTGACAATCTCACTAGCGGCCGTAACAAGAGACACAATTACGGCTTTGCCATGAAGATCCAGGCAACGTTCGAATACGTTCCGGGCCAGTACTTCGAATTCCTCGGTGACGATGACGTGTGGGTGTTCATTAACAACCGCCTTGTCGTGGATATCGGTGGCCAGCATCAAAAGGTTTCTGGCGCAGTCGACCTCGACACGCTTGGCCTTCAGGAAGGCGTAAACTACCCGTTCCACATCTTCTATGCCGAACGCCATACATCCCAGTCCAACTTCATGATGAGAACGTCCATCGACCTGAAGACCGAAACGAGCATTCTCGCCAAAGACCTCTCTGCAGCAGGATTTATTAATTACGAAATTTACCAGCGCGTGAGCAAGCAGGCACTCTCTTGCGACTTCTCCGGTGCCACGACGACGGATACAGTCGCCGCTCCTTCGAACTTCACCTTGATCGGTAACGGCGCCTATGCCGAAGGCGTTGCACTCGACAGCGTGGGCACCTGGTTTGGCGGCATCGTCATCAAGCCGGGCTACACAGGCTTTACTATCAACACGGAACAGATTAGAAGCATGCGCACGCTCCCGCCGGGAACGTACCAGTTGCGCTTCGCCCTCCAAAGCGATGAAACCCAGTACGACGAAATTACGTTTGTCATCGACCAGTACGACTCGCCCGAAATCTTCTTCGCCCGCGTCGATAGCCAGAACAAATGGACCATCATCCCCAAAGGCACTGACGGCACCGTTGACGGCTTGGTCGATACGCTCGGCAAGTGGGTCAATACGCGCTACCCCGTGAACGTGACTTTTGAAGAATGGGCCACATTCGATGACATGGTCTACATCGCCACGAACAACACGGCGGTCATCCCCTGCGACGAAAACGGCAACCCCATTACAGCCATTACGCTCAAGAACGGCAAGGCCACATTCTATGTGAAGGCGACTGCAGCAGTCAGCAACATCAAGCTTGTCGTCACGAGCTCCGATGAATCGCAGCAAGCCATCTGGAAAAACATCTCGTTCATGGAACCGCCTGTACCGCAAGTGGTATCCGCAAGCATTTTCGACAGAGATGGTGACGGTCGCGGCGACAGCGTTTATGCAAAGCTCTCGAAGCCGCTCGGCACTTTGAACCAGATGCTCGTCCGTATGGATTCCATCCAGCTGGAATTTGGCGAAACGTTCCCGACAATCATCAGCGGATTTGCAGCAAACGACTTTGACAGTTCTTTGGCCATTGTTGCCGATGGCGGCTTTGGAACCGTTCCGTTTACCGGCGGTGCAGAAAACATCTACAGCGGAAAGATTACGCCGTTCTGGATGTATGCCGAAGGTGGCGTTCCGACAACGATTAGCCTCACAAGCGACGTGTCGGACTCGATTGGCCCTGTAATTACGTCCGCAGACATTGCCTATAGCGATGACGGTTCGACAATCCTCCAGCTCACATTCAGTGAAGGGCTTGATTGCGAAAACGAAATCGAAGCCTCTTACTTCACGTACTTCTTTAAACAGACCGGCGCCATAAGGGACGACATTGTTCCGGACATTCTTCTCAAGGAGAATAAGTCCAAATGGAAACTCGTCTTTAGAAGCACGACCAACGAAAAGGACAACATCCCGGTCATGGGCGATTCCATCAAGCTCGTCCCGAATGTCCACATGGACCTTCTCCACAGAAGCACAGACCCGAGAAATCCGTTTGTCCGAATTTCCGGTGAACAGAAGGTTGTCGTGACAAGCGCCCCAGTCGTGACCATCGGCGAATCCGATTCTTCTAGAGCCATCATCTCGAGCCCGACACCGACTGTCCCGAAGCTTGTACAAGACGACAAGCCGATGACAGCAAAGGAAGTCGCACAGAGCTATGGTTCCCAGGGCCACTACCTTGGCGATCTGAGCATCTCGAGCCTCGTAAAGGATGAAGTCACCGACCTCGGCGCGGCCATCAAGAATTTCAACGCAAAGAGCATTGAAACCGGCGGCCCGCATCTCGAAGAGGTCATTACGCTAGTCCAGACAGGACAAATGAGCATCGATCAGGCAAACAAGACGTATCACCTCGGTGATAACATCGTGAACGCCTACAAGAACGGCGTCATCACGGCAACTGACGTGACCGGCATCGCAAACGGTAACTCCTCGGTTATCGAAAAGGTGACCAGGGAACTTGCCGCCCAGACGACGCTCGAATACAAGACCCAATACTTTACAAGTCTTGGTATGTTCGTGAACAGCACCTCGGGGTCGTTCTCCTGCACAGACCAGTTCTACAACGGAAACTGCCTCGACACCCATAACGACGGCAAGATATTCCTCGCCTGGAACATGAAATCGAAAAACGGCCGACTGGTCGGAACGGGCGTCTATATTGCAAGATTGACGTACAAGATCAGGATCGGCAACAGAGTCATCGTCGACCGCACGCAAGACTTCCTCTGGGGTGTGCGTCACGGCAAGACCAAGGGATTCGAAATCGACCTGAATTACTAG
- a CDS encoding Rne/Rng family ribonuclease, producing MANKCKRGILISKTPYEKRIAIMEDGELAELVVEGVSSNRVLGNIYKGVVQKVLPALKAAFIDIGLEKAGFLHQEDAMDRNELLRREYGDDDDEGDASKEISIDEILQEGQEIMVQVVKEPISTKGARLTTHLSFAGRFLVCMPGTNFVGVSKRERDPVKRREFKKVVRRLKGRDVGYIVRTNGLNESEFEINKQMRELESKWEQTKYNFETMPPETCIYEESDSIEQTVREYFGDNTDYVYIDNRDEYFALRDYLKVLSPDKLDKVKLWSSSESLFEYFKIENDYARSLQRQVPLPRGGNLVIEQTEALVSIDVNTGPKVHGKDQGKIILETNLDACHEIAKQLRLRDVGGLIIIDFIDMETDEDREAVYQEFRKAIRRDKAPISPAPISQFGLMEVTRKRVRVNLMTEKTECCPVCNGSGRIATLESTLGMIDRWLARAHTKGRLREVTLVVSAPVIDVLCKDLNRMFNYLEYKHNIKISLVEDEYAHINQFWMYDKNNEDITDLYNFA from the coding sequence ATGGCAAATAAGTGTAAGCGCGGAATCTTGATTAGCAAAACACCGTACGAAAAGCGCATCGCTATCATGGAAGATGGCGAACTTGCGGAATTGGTTGTTGAAGGTGTTTCCTCTAATCGAGTTCTGGGCAATATTTATAAGGGTGTCGTTCAGAAGGTGCTCCCCGCACTCAAGGCGGCATTCATTGACATTGGTCTTGAGAAGGCTGGCTTTTTGCATCAGGAAGACGCCATGGACCGCAACGAACTGTTGCGCCGCGAATATGGTGACGATGATGATGAAGGCGATGCCTCTAAGGAAATTTCGATTGACGAAATTCTCCAGGAAGGCCAAGAAATCATGGTGCAGGTGGTCAAGGAACCGATCAGTACCAAGGGTGCTCGTTTGACGACACACTTGAGCTTTGCTGGCCGCTTCCTGGTCTGCATGCCGGGTACAAATTTCGTCGGCGTCTCGAAGCGTGAACGCGATCCGGTCAAGCGCCGCGAGTTCAAGAAGGTCGTACGCCGCCTCAAGGGCCGCGACGTGGGCTACATCGTCCGCACCAACGGCCTCAACGAATCCGAATTCGAAATCAATAAGCAGATGCGCGAACTCGAAAGCAAGTGGGAACAGACGAAGTACAACTTCGAAACCATGCCGCCCGAGACCTGCATCTACGAAGAATCCGATTCCATCGAACAGACGGTTCGCGAATACTTCGGCGACAACACGGACTACGTGTATATCGACAACCGCGACGAGTACTTTGCTCTCCGCGATTACCTGAAGGTTCTCTCTCCGGATAAGCTTGATAAGGTCAAGCTCTGGAGCTCTAGCGAAAGCTTGTTCGAATACTTTAAGATTGAAAACGACTACGCTCGCTCCTTGCAGCGTCAGGTACCGCTTCCGCGCGGTGGCAACCTCGTCATCGAACAGACCGAAGCTCTCGTCTCTATCGACGTGAACACGGGTCCGAAGGTTCATGGCAAGGACCAGGGCAAGATCATCCTCGAGACAAACCTCGATGCTTGCCACGAAATCGCAAAGCAGCTGCGCCTCCGCGATGTGGGCGGCCTCATCATCATCGACTTCATTGATATGGAAACCGATGAAGACCGCGAAGCCGTCTATCAGGAATTCCGCAAGGCTATCCGCCGCGACAAGGCCCCGATTAGCCCGGCCCCGATCAGCCAGTTCGGCCTCATGGAAGTCACCCGTAAGCGCGTCCGCGTGAACCTGATGACCGAAAAGACCGAATGCTGCCCGGTTTGCAACGGCAGTGGCCGCATTGCAACGCTCGAATCGACGCTCGGCATGATCGACCGCTGGCTCGCCCGCGCCCATACCAAGGGCCGTCTTCGCGAAGTCACTCTCGTCGTGAGCGCTCCGGTCATCGATGTGCTTTGCAAGGACTTGAACCGTATGTTCAACTATCTGGAATACAAGCATAACATCAAGATTTCCCTCGTGGAAGATGAATATGCCCACATCAACCAGTTCTGGATGTACGACAAGAACAACGAAGATATCACGGATTTGTACAACTTCGCATAA
- a CDS encoding M23 family metallopeptidase, giving the protein MKKLEVHIYPNKESRGKTVTFSVRKVIIYFVLTVCAILGFIMFSPVQIVENLSNGNLMDVYHQNSVIKNEIKKIRTVVDTTILKIEETRIVRDSTLKLGGLGFTLENVADDEAPKKNLHAMRSTFRKTLNKLEADSALAAHVPVLHPLKNHHDIKSRFEMVFDAFTDQELPHRGVDFLAAEGDTVYAPGAGTVVEVRKHRGFGLSMKIEHMEHVKTFYAHLGETLVKQGAKVRRGDPIALIGKSGLQSSLGLHYEIRVNGTPVNPEDYFITK; this is encoded by the coding sequence GTGAAAAAGCTTGAGGTCCACATTTATCCTAACAAGGAATCGCGCGGGAAAACCGTTACTTTCTCTGTACGGAAAGTAATTATTTACTTTGTTTTAACTGTCTGCGCCATTCTTGGATTTATTATGTTCTCGCCGGTGCAAATTGTGGAGAACTTGTCGAACGGCAACCTGATGGATGTCTATCACCAGAATTCGGTCATCAAGAACGAAATCAAGAAAATCCGCACGGTGGTCGATACGACGATTTTAAAGATTGAAGAGACGCGCATTGTCCGCGACAGTACCCTCAAATTGGGCGGTCTCGGCTTTACGCTCGAAAACGTCGCCGACGACGAAGCTCCGAAAAAGAATTTGCATGCGATGAGGTCGACGTTCCGTAAGACACTCAACAAGCTTGAAGCGGATTCCGCGCTCGCGGCGCACGTTCCTGTTTTACATCCGCTCAAGAACCATCACGATATCAAGAGCCGTTTTGAAATGGTTTTCGATGCGTTCACGGATCAGGAGCTCCCGCACAGAGGTGTGGACTTCTTGGCTGCCGAAGGCGATACGGTCTATGCGCCAGGTGCCGGTACTGTTGTCGAAGTCCGCAAGCATCGTGGCTTTGGACTTTCGATGAAGATTGAGCATATGGAACATGTGAAGACGTTCTATGCGCATCTCGGTGAAACGCTTGTGAAACAAGGCGCTAAAGTTCGTCGTGGCGATCCGATTGCGCTTATTGGCAAGAGCGGGCTCCAGTCGAGTCTCGGCCTGCATTACGAAATCCGCGTGAACGGTACCCCTGTCAACCCGGAAGATTACTTTATTACAAAATAG
- the dnaN gene encoding DNA polymerase III subunit beta: MKFTIQKNVLQDALQAAISAVPNKSTIQILNNFSLRLEGNFLEVSATDLDLGIRVKVEVQGERDGAVVINARKLFDQVKSLVDPSITNITFDAQDYLVKIQWSERGKASIIGFDANDFPPFPEIENGETLNIAASELAFLAEKTLFATSTDSTRLSLNGVFLEAKDGKISMVATDGHRLGRAAIDQEGAELSNGVIIPHKALQHILHMAKGDSTVEVRTSATHILFNTGSIQVISKLYEGPYPSYRSVIPQQFERTAQANTTEFQNKIRSVISMANARTRKIRLQFDGNILELSATDPDVGGDSREALAITHNGEGSFCIGFNGQFLAEILGMCKSEEVIMKMNNPLGACIIEPVGENMNFSFLLMPTHLTDN, encoded by the coding sequence ATGAAGTTTACGATTCAAAAGAATGTGTTGCAGGACGCTCTGCAGGCAGCGATTAGCGCCGTCCCGAACAAGTCCACCATCCAGATTCTCAACAACTTTTCGCTCCGCCTCGAAGGAAACTTCCTCGAAGTGAGTGCCACCGACCTCGACCTCGGTATCAGGGTCAAGGTGGAAGTGCAGGGCGAACGTGATGGCGCAGTCGTCATCAACGCACGTAAGCTGTTCGATCAGGTGAAGAGCCTCGTGGACCCGAGCATCACGAACATCACTTTTGACGCACAGGATTACCTGGTCAAAATCCAGTGGAGCGAACGCGGTAAGGCAAGCATCATCGGCTTTGACGCAAACGACTTTCCGCCGTTCCCGGAAATCGAAAATGGCGAAACATTGAACATCGCCGCAAGCGAACTTGCATTCCTCGCCGAAAAGACATTGTTCGCCACTTCTACCGACTCCACGCGCTTGAGCTTGAACGGCGTGTTCCTCGAAGCAAAGGACGGCAAGATTTCCATGGTCGCAACAGACGGTCACCGTTTGGGCCGCGCAGCAATCGACCAGGAAGGCGCAGAACTTTCGAACGGCGTCATCATCCCGCACAAGGCTTTGCAGCACATCTTGCACATGGCTAAGGGCGATTCCACGGTTGAAGTCCGTACCTCTGCAACGCACATCCTCTTCAACACGGGTTCCATCCAGGTCATCTCGAAGCTTTACGAAGGACCGTATCCGAGCTACCGCTCTGTGATCCCGCAGCAGTTCGAACGTACCGCACAGGCCAACACCACGGAATTCCAGAACAAGATTCGCAGCGTGATTTCTATGGCTAACGCACGTACCCGCAAGATCCGCTTGCAGTTCGACGGCAACATCCTCGAACTCAGCGCCACGGACCCGGATGTCGGCGGCGATTCTCGCGAAGCACTCGCCATCACGCACAACGGCGAAGGCAGCTTCTGCATTGGCTTCAACGGCCAGTTCCTCGCAGAAATCCTTGGCATGTGCAAGAGCGAAGAAGTCATCATGAAAATGAACAACCCGCTTGGCGCTTGCATCATCGAACCGGTTGGCGAAAACATGAACTTCTCGTTCCTGTTGATGCCGACGCACCTCACCGACAACTAG
- a CDS encoding fibrobacter succinogenes major paralogous domain-containing protein has protein sequence MRFTLHSSFAIAAFAFLFSACSESFTDSRDGQSYGVVKIGEQTWMAENLNYATEGSACPDGDSRNCKRLGRLYTWAEAKTVCPDGWRLPTNEDFAQILAQSHDGEPGVVSNETGAKLKSRDGWFKKGNGTDEFGFNALPAGYRGAISKADDGTISGGKFDGIGGYAYFWSATEDSENPESNAFYLFLSFSSDAASLNSFAKADYRSVRCVMP, from the coding sequence ATGCGTTTCACTCTCCATTCCTCTTTCGCTATTGCTGCGTTTGCTTTTCTCTTCTCCGCTTGTTCCGAGTCTTTCACGGATTCGCGTGACGGGCAGTCTTATGGTGTCGTGAAAATTGGCGAGCAGACATGGATGGCGGAGAATTTGAATTATGCAACAGAGGGGAGTGCTTGTCCGGATGGTGATTCTCGCAATTGCAAACGGTTGGGGCGGCTTTATACATGGGCGGAGGCGAAAACAGTTTGCCCTGATGGCTGGCGCCTCCCGACGAATGAAGATTTTGCGCAAATCCTCGCGCAGTCTCATGATGGCGAACCCGGCGTTGTCTCGAATGAAACTGGCGCAAAATTAAAATCTCGCGATGGCTGGTTCAAAAAAGGTAACGGCACGGATGAATTCGGATTCAATGCTCTCCCGGCGGGCTATCGCGGCGCAATCTCGAAAGCAGATGACGGCACAATTTCTGGCGGCAAGTTCGATGGCATCGGCGGTTACGCGTATTTCTGGAGCGCGACCGAAGATTCTGAAAATCCAGAATCGAATGCATTCTATTTATTCTTGTCGTTCAGCAGTGATGCGGCGAGTTTAAATTCGTTCGCGAAGGCTGACTATCGATCCGTAAGATGTGTAATGCCATAA
- the brxL gene encoding protease Lon-related BREX system protein BrxL, with amino-acid sequence MENEMNDERETIKAKLRENFAGKIVRKDLTKKIKEGANVPVYVLEFLLGQYCSSDDESVIEQGVQQVKKILSDNFVRPDESQKILSLLRTKGSYTVIDKISVALNTRDDRYHSEFSNLGLRDIIMPDEYPQKYDRLLCGGIWCIVQLEYEFIEEERGESPIHVRKLTPIQMPSVDIGELKNGRKAFTKEEWIDVMLRSTGMEPDSLKPREKWLLMARMIPLVENNYNLCELGPRSTGKSHIYKEISPNSILVSGGQTTVANLFYNMGRKTVGLVGLWDCVAFDEVAGINFKDKDGVQIMKDYMASGSFARGKEEKAASASMVFVGNINQSVDVLLKTSSLFDPFPPEMGTDTAFLDRIHCYIPGWEIPKFRPEHFTGDYGFITDYLAAFVRELRKEQYGDALDRYFHLGKNLNQRDTIAVRRTVDGLIKLVYPNGEFEKSDVEEILRFALEMRRRVKEQLKKLGGMEFYDVNFSYIDNETFEEHYVSVPEQGGGKLIPDGVCSPGQVYTISPGKSGMIGVFRLESQMLPGNGKFDRTGLGNDRDAKESSAAAFNFLKANGNRISGSISTTTKDYIINYQDLQGIGMTATLALPSLVALCSIALDKPTLGLLAVLGDISMSGTLMKVENLANALQVCLDSGAKKVLLPITSAPDLGSVPSELIGSFNLIFYNSAEDAVFKALGVE; translated from the coding sequence ATGGAAAACGAAATGAATGACGAACGTGAAACCATAAAGGCGAAACTCCGCGAGAATTTCGCAGGGAAGATTGTCCGCAAGGACCTGACAAAAAAAATAAAGGAAGGTGCGAACGTTCCGGTTTACGTGCTGGAATTTCTTCTGGGCCAGTACTGCAGTTCCGATGACGAATCGGTGATTGAACAGGGCGTGCAGCAGGTCAAGAAAATCCTCTCCGATAATTTTGTTCGTCCCGACGAATCGCAGAAGATTCTTTCCCTTCTCCGTACAAAGGGGTCCTACACCGTCATCGACAAGATTTCTGTCGCGTTGAATACTCGTGATGACCGCTACCATTCCGAATTTTCGAACCTCGGATTGCGCGACATCATAATGCCGGACGAATATCCGCAAAAGTACGACCGCCTGCTTTGCGGAGGTATCTGGTGCATTGTCCAGCTTGAATACGAATTTATTGAAGAAGAACGTGGAGAATCGCCCATTCATGTCCGTAAACTGACTCCTATCCAGATGCCGAGCGTCGATATAGGCGAACTCAAGAACGGCCGCAAGGCGTTTACCAAGGAAGAGTGGATAGACGTAATGCTCCGTTCTACCGGAATGGAACCCGATTCATTGAAACCGCGTGAAAAGTGGCTCCTGATGGCGCGAATGATTCCGCTTGTCGAAAACAACTACAACCTTTGCGAATTGGGCCCGCGAAGCACAGGCAAGAGCCATATCTACAAAGAAATTTCGCCGAACAGTATTCTTGTTTCTGGCGGCCAGACGACTGTCGCAAATTTGTTCTACAACATGGGCCGAAAGACGGTAGGGCTTGTCGGCTTGTGGGATTGCGTCGCCTTTGATGAAGTTGCCGGAATCAACTTCAAGGATAAAGACGGCGTCCAGATAATGAAAGACTACATGGCATCGGGTTCTTTCGCTCGCGGCAAGGAAGAAAAGGCTGCGAGTGCGTCCATGGTGTTTGTGGGAAACATCAACCAAAGCGTCGATGTGTTGCTGAAAACATCGAGCCTGTTCGATCCGTTCCCACCTGAAATGGGAACAGATACGGCATTCCTCGACAGAATACACTGTTATATTCCTGGCTGGGAAATTCCGAAGTTCCGTCCAGAGCATTTTACTGGCGATTACGGCTTTATTACCGATTATCTCGCCGCATTTGTGCGTGAATTGCGCAAGGAACAATACGGCGATGCATTGGACCGTTATTTCCATCTAGGCAAAAATCTGAACCAGCGCGATACTATCGCTGTCCGCAGAACCGTTGATGGCTTGATAAAGCTAGTTTATCCGAACGGCGAATTTGAAAAGAGCGATGTCGAAGAAATTCTCAGGTTCGCGTTGGAAATGCGTAGGCGCGTCAAGGAACAACTCAAGAAATTGGGCGGCATGGAATTCTATGACGTGAATTTCTCGTACATCGACAACGAAACATTTGAAGAGCATTACGTCTCAGTCCCGGAACAGGGCGGAGGCAAGCTCATTCCCGATGGCGTATGCAGCCCAGGGCAGGTCTATACCATAAGCCCGGGAAAGTCCGGAATGATTGGCGTATTCCGCCTGGAAAGCCAGATGCTTCCCGGCAATGGAAAATTCGACCGCACAGGACTTGGAAACGATCGCGATGCCAAGGAATCGTCGGCTGCGGCTTTCAATTTCTTGAAGGCTAACGGAAATCGCATAAGCGGTTCCATCAGCACGACGACCAAGGACTACATTATCAACTATCAAGATTTGCAGGGTATCGGCATGACGGCAACTTTGGCTTTGCCGTCATTGGTTGCGCTCTGCTCCATTGCCTTGGATAAGCCGACTCTGGGGTTGCTCGCTGTACTTGGCGACATCAGCATGAGCGGTACATTGATGAAAGTTGAAAACTTGGCGAACGCCTTGCAGGTATGCCTTGACAGCGGAGCGAAAAAAGTGCTGCTGCCAATTACATCTGCACCCGACTTGGGAAGCGTGCCGTCTGAACTCATCGGAAGTTTCAACCTCATTTTCTATAACTCCGCCGAAGATGCCGTGTTTAAGGCTCTGGGCGTGGAGTAA